The Paraburkholderia dioscoreae DNA window TTCGGCGGTTATACGTCGACCAGCCGCAAGGCGATGCTGCCCGTCGTCGAGAAGCACAACCGGCTGCTGATCTATGCGCAGATGTACGAGGGCTTCGAGTATTCGGACAACATCATCTATAGCGGCGCGTCGCCTAACCAGAACGGTGTGCAACTCGCCGACTTCATGACGGAGACGTTCGGCGCGCGCGTGTACTTTGTCGGTTCGAGCTATGTCTATCCGTACGAATGCAACCGGACGATGCAGGAGCTACTGCTTCAGCATCCCGAAGGCGCGATCCTCGGCGAGCGCTATTTGTCGCTCGATGCCACGCGCGACCAGTTCGACCAGGTGGTCGCGGATATCGGGCGCAAGTCGCCGGACTGGATCTTCTGCACAGTGATCGGAGAGACGGTGCCTTATCTTTACGAGGCCTATGCGCGCGCGGACCTCGATCCGGCCAGCATGCCGATCGGCAGCCTCAACACGTCCGAGACCGAGATTCACGCGATGGAACGCGGCATCGCGACAGGACATTTCACGGCTGCGCCTTATTTTCAGAGCATCGATACGCCGGAGAATCATCGCGCGGTGCGACATCATCAGGCGCGCTTCGGCGCGCACACGCCAACCGACATGAACTGGGAAGCCGCCTACTATCAGATGCATATGTTCGCCGAAGCGTTCGCGCGTGCCGGCTCGGATGAACTCGGCACCATCATGCCGCATCTGCTCGGCTCGGAGTTCACCGCGCCGCAAGGCCGGGTGCGCATCGATCCGGTCAACCATCACATGGCCCTCTATCCGCGCATTGGCCGCGCCAATGCCGACGGCCAGTTCACTATCCTGCGCGAATCGAAGTTCGCCGTCGGGCCAGATCCCTACATGACGCGTCAGACGCTCGGGGACTGGGTCACGAAATTGAGCACGCGGGACTACTGACGTGAGCGCGCGCCCGGACAGAGGCCAACGCAGCCTCACGAGTTCGATCCTCGAGCGCAATGCGCACGTGGTCGTTTTCCATCCCGACGACGACGACGGGGTGACGCTCACGAACCACCTTCGGCGCATGGGTTTTCAGGTCGAACGATGCTGGCCGCCCGTGGAGACGTTGCCGGAGCGTGTCGACCTGGTGTTCCGCGCGTTGCGGCCTGACGAGCGCGCGCCGAAGGGCGAATGGTCGGGACCGGATGCGCCGCCCGTCATCTGCGTGGTGGCCTACGAGAATCCGACCTTCATCGATCAGGCGATCAAGCTCGGAGCGGACGGCATCGTGACGACGCCGGTGCGCGCATCGGGGTTGCTGTCGACCGTGGTGATGGCGCTGTATCACGCAAAGCGTTCGCGCCAGCACGCGCAGCGTATCGCCAAGTTGGAACAGAAGCTGCTCGACAGCCGGCATTTGCAGGAAGCGAAAAAAATTCTGATGACCATGCATCGCGTGAGCGAACGCGAGGCGTACGACATGCTGCGCGCGCAGGCGATGGAGAAGCGCATAACTATCGACGACATCTGCCACTCCGTCATTCAGGCAGGCGAAGTGCTGCAGATTTCTCGCGGCATGACGTCAGGCGAGGGACGCGATATAGAGTGAGCGCGCCGTCGCTCGATCGATTAACAGACATGCAAACATCTGCACCGGAGCTTCGAACATGGATCTGCAATTGAAGGGTTTGAAGGCGATCGTGACCGGCGGTACCAAGGGCATTGGACTCGCCATTGCGCGGACGCTCGCAGCGGAAGGTGCTGAGGTCGCCATATGCGCACGCGATCAGGCTGCTGTCGACGTGACCGTAAGCGCGCTCGCCGAACTGAGCGGCGCGCGGGCCTCGGGCGCGGCAGTCGATGTATCGGATGGCGCCGCGCTGAAAGCGTGGGTCGAGCGTATCGGCTCGGAGTGGAGCGGCCTCGATATCGTGGTGGCGAATGTGAGCGCGCTCGCAATCGGCAACGACATTCAATCGTGGCGCAAGGAGTTCGAGACCGATCTGCTCGGCACCGTCAATCTCGTCGAAGCGGCGATGCCGTATCTCGAAGCGAGCCGGGCCGCGTCGATCGTCGCGATATCGAGCGTCTCGGGACGCGAGATCGATTTCGCAGCGGGTCCTTATGGCGTGTTCAAGGCCGCGCTCGTTCATTACATGCAGGGGCTCGCGAATCAGCTCGCGTCGAAAGGCATTCGCGCAAACACGGTGTCGCCCGGCAATGTCTATTTCGAGGGCGGCGTGTGGGACTGGATCGAGCATAACGATGCGGCACTATTCGAACGCGCACTCGCATTGAATCCGACCGGGCGCATGGGACGCCCGCAGGAAATCGCCAACGCGGTGGCGTTCATCGCGAGTCCGGCGGCGAGCTTTGTGAGCGGCACGAACTTCGTCGTCGACGGAGCACTCACGCGCGGCGTGCAGCTCTGACACGCGGTCAACTCAAGAGGAGCATGGAATGGAACGAGGCAGTGCGATGGATATCGATCTGGACGCCCTGACGGTCGAGGCCGTACAGGCGGGTTTCAAGGCCGGCACATTCACGGCCGAGCAGCTGGCGCGCGCCTGTTTCGCCAGGATCGAGCGCGACAACGGGAAGTACAACGCAGTGATCTTCCTGAACCCGGCGGCAATCGACGACGCGCGCCGGATCGACGAACGGCGCGCTGCCGGTGAACCGCTGGGTCCGCTTGCGGGGGTGCCGGTCGTCATCAAGGATCCTATGGACATGGTCGGCTTTCCGACTACCGCGGGATGGGCGAAGTTGTACAGCAAGAAAGGCGGCGTCGACCTCATGCCCGAGCGTGATGCGCCGGTCGTCGCGCGGATGCGCCGCGCGGGTGCGATTCTGCTCGGCAAGACGAACGTGCCGATCCTGAGCCATACCGGCTCGCATGCGAACGATAGCTGGGCCGGCCCCACGATCAATGTAGTGATGCCCGATCGGGTGCCAGGCGGCAGCAGTGCGGGGACGGCATCGGCGGTTGCGTCGTGCATGGCTGTACTCGGCCTCGCGGAAGAGACCGGCGGATCGATTCAGAACCCCGCGTCGGCGCAGAACCTCGTTGGAATCAAACCGACTATCGGGCTGGTGCCGAATGCGGGCGTGGTGCCGCTGTCGGGTAATCGCGATGTGGTGGGGCCCATTGCACGAAACGTGAGGGATGCCGCGCTGTGCCTCGACGTGCTCGCGGGCTATTCGAGCGAAGATCCGAAGACGCTCGCGAGCGTCGGCCGGCAACCGGAAGGTGGTTATACCGCGGCGCTAGACCCGAAGGCGTTGAACGGCAAGCGCATCGGTCTGTATGGCCCGGGCTGGCGCAATCAACCGTTGTCCGATGAAGCTGCCGTGCTGTATGAGCGGGTCAAGGGCGAACTGGTTGGTCTGGGTGCGATTCTCGTCGACGATCCGTTCGCGGGCTCCGGGTTCGCCGAACTGAGGAAGCCGACTCCGCCGCTGGCGCATTTCGATGCGCGCGGTCTCGAGTCGATTCCGTATGATCTGGAGAAGTATCTTCAGCGACTCGGCAAGCATGCGTCGCTGAAGACCTTCGCGGAATTCGCTGCGGCGACGAAGGGCGACGATGTTTTTGGGGCGCAGGGGATACTGCGGTATATGCATAGTCTCGCGGATTTCAAGGCCGCGCTGGCTGATCCGTCGGTGCCGCCGGAGATGCCTGAATTCGTCGAAGTGAAGGCGCGTTATCTGCGGATTTTCAATGCGGTGATGGATGCGCAACGGCTCGATGCACTGGTGTTTCCGCAGATGCGAGGTGAGCTTCCTGCGCTTCATGGTAAGGATGTCATTCAGGAGACGACGGTAGGTGAGATCAATATTGCGGGTTTGCCGGGGATTGCGGTGCCTGCGGGGTTTTACGCGTCGGGGGCGCCGTTTGGGGTGATTTTTGTGGGGCGGCAATGGGACGAGGGGGCGTTGTTAGGGTTTGCTTATGCTTATGAGTTGGGGGTGGGGAGGGGACGCTAGGGGCGGCAGTTGTCGCGGGACTGTCTGAATTTTCGTGTGCAAGACAGATAAAGGTCCGCCTGCTGGCAGGCCGATCGGTTCATTGCCGCTTTCCAGTCGTGCGCGGCGCGACTCCAGTCTGCGGTGATGTTGTTCAGCGCCAGCCAGAGGAGTTTGGTCGCAGCGTCGTCACTTGGGACGTGGCCGGGCAGGGGCTTTGCCGTCGTTGCCGGCGAAGTACGCACGCTTGCGCAAAGCTGTGCGCAGGCGACGAAGGAAATCAAGCAACTGATCGACGATTCGGCTAGCAAGGTTGGCTCGGGCGCGCAACTGGCATCGAGCGCCGGGGATGCGATGCATGAAGTCGTCGGCAGCGCCCAGCGCGTCGGCGCCATCGTAGCGGCAATGGCGCTTGCATCGGACGAGCAAGGCGTCGGCATCGCGTAGGTCAACCAGGCGGTGTCCCAACTCGACGAGCTGACCCAGCAGAATGCGGCCCTTGTCGAGGAGTCATCGGCGATCGCTGACTTTCTCAAGGAACAGTCGCGAAAACTCTCGGAAGCGGTCGGATGGTTTCAACTGACCGAGACATAATCAAGGTGCGACGGTTGCGACGTCAAGACGACAAGACGTCAAGCTTTGCCGGAATTGTGGGCGGACCGGGTCGGCGCCAGTTCGCGCATGGGTCGCGCGGCTGTCACATTAGTCCAGGCTATTGCACCTAGAAGTGGAGCGTGTCGGATTTGCCAGGCGTTTGCTGCACCTCGCCTTCCCCCTGTGTTGTCCGCCGATACTGACCGGGGGCAACAGCCATTACACGCTTGAATGCGCTGCTGAAGGCACTCTCGGATGAGTACCCGACCGCAATGCTACTGAGCACAATGGCTAACCGTTGGTCGCCAAAGCCTTTCAACCACCCCTCGTCGCCGTTCGGCGCATGAGCCAAATAGGCCCGCAATGTCTGAATGAATAACAATTGCGCCAGCCCCGATATTACGATCCCCATCGGACCATCGTCGATAACGTGATGCTCTCGCGCCGCGTTATCACGGCCGCCGTAATCTGGCCGAGGCGCGTGTGCAGGCGCTTCGTTTGCTGGACAAGGTCGGCTTGCTCGCTCACGCGGACAAGTATCCGCATCAGTTGTCGGGCGGCCAGCAGCAACGCGTGGCCATTGCGCGGGCGCTGGCGATGGAACCGGCCGTCATGCTGTTCGACGAGCCGACTTCCGCGCTGGACCCGGAACTCGTCGGCGATGTGCTGAAGGTGATTTCCACGCTCGCCGACGAGGGGATGACGATGCTGATCGTCACGCACGAAATGGACTTCGCGATGTCGATCTCCGATCGCATCGTGTTCATGGAGGACGGCGTCGTCAAGATGGCGGCGTCGCCCGACGAGATCCGCCACCGTGCGGATGCCGAACGCGTCCGGCGCTTCATGGGCACGGACGACGTGCGCGAAGCGCCGCACTCGGTGCAGTCCGCGCGCGCGCCATATCGCCAGTCCCGTTTCACTCGTCAATCAGGGCGCGCTCGGTAGCGCCTGACCTTAAACCGTATATCTCCGGGCCGGTCTCCGCCGTTCGCATCGCGCGATATGGTCGGCGGGCGGCGCGCCGGAGCAGGAGCCTCGTTCCAATGAAACTCGTCAGCTTTCTCCACGCGGGGCGTTCGTCATATGGGGTCGTCGTCGATGGCGGAATCGTCGATGCCGCACCGTTTGCCACGCGCCTCGGCGCCACGTTGAAAGAAGCGCTGGAGCGCGAATCGCTCGGTGCGCTCGCCGACCACGCAGCGCGGGCGGACGTCACGCTTGCATTCGCCGACGTCGAACTGCTGCCCGTGATTCCCGATCCACAGAAAATCCTCTGCGTTGGCATCAATTACCTTTCGCACGTCAAGGAGACCGGACGCGAGGTGCCCGACAAACCGATGATCTTCGCGCGCTTTGCCGACTCGCAGACGGCGCACGACGCGCCGATCGTTCGTCCGTCGGTATCGGAGCGGCTCGATTTCGAGGGCGAGCTTGCCGTCGTGATCGGCAGGCGCGCGTCACGTGAGGGCGGCGGATGCATTCGACGTGATCGCCGGCTATGCCTGCTACAACGACGGCAGCGTGCGTCGCAGTTCACGCCGGGCAAGAACTTTCCGCAGACGGGCGGCTTCGGGCCGTGGCTGGTTACGCGCGACGAAGTCGGCGATCCGTCGCGGCTTTCGCTGACCACGCGCCTGAACGGTGAGGTCATGCCGCGGGCCACCACCGACGACCTGATTTTCCCGATACCGCAACTGATCGAATATTGCTCGACGTTCTGCACGCTGCTGCCGGGCGACGGGATCATCACCGGCACGACGGGCGGCGTGGGCGCGTTCCGCGATCCGCCGCTATGGATGAAAGCCGGCGACGTGGTCGAAGTGGAGATTTCGCGGATCGGGACGCTGCGGAATCAGGTCGCGGATGAGATGTAGGTGGTTTGCGGGTGGCCTTGACTGACCGAGATCGGCGCGCTCACGACGCATCCGTTCAAGTGCCTGTCCGAGGTACGCGATGCCAAGGTCGCTTCGGGTTCACAGGTCGCATCGAACTCTGGCGATACGACCAACGATGAATCGCGAGAGGAGCAAAACCAGACTTCCCGTCTACTGGCGTCCCGCCATATCAGAGCACTCAGTTCCCGGGGTAGTGTCCGGCCGCAATATCCTCCAACAGCGTCCCGTGCGTCGGCGCCCAACCCAGCAGCGAACGCGTGCGTGCGCTGGAGGCCGGGGCGTCGGCACCGAAGAACATGCCCAGCCAGTCAAAGTGAGCCTGTGCGCGGTCGACGGGAATCGATTCCACCGGCACGTCCAGGAACTGACCGAGCGCCGTCGCGATGTCGCGCGTAGCGACGCCCTCTTCGGCGACGGCGTGCAGCACGCTGCCCGGCGTCGCCTTGTCGATCGCGAGTTGCACGAGCTTGCCGGCATCGAGCCGGTTCACCGCCGGCCAGCGGTTCTGGCCCTCGCCGATGTAGCCTGAAACGCGCTTTTCGCGAGCGATGCGCGCCAGCACCGCGACGAATCCGTGGTCGCCGCCCGCGCCGTGCACCGTCGGCGCAAAGCGCACGACCATCGACCGGATATCGCGCTCGGCGAGGCCCAGTGTGTAGGCCGCGTTGGCGATGCGCGGGTGGACCCCGGCGCCCGGCATGTCCTCCTCGGTGCCCACGCGGCCCGGGGCTAGCCCCAGCGTGCCCGAGGCGATCAGCAGCGGGCCGCCAGTGCCTTGCAACACGTCGGCGAACGTGTCGATGGCCGCGCGATCGGTCTGTGCCGCAGCCGCCATCTGCGAGAAGTCGTGGTTGTAGCCGAGGTGCACGACGCCCTCGGCTAGCGTGGCTGCGCCGCGCAGGCTGGCGAGGTCGTCCAGGCTGCCGCGCACCACTTCGGCACCAAGCCTGGCGATCTTGGCTGCGGATTCGTCGTTGCGGGCGAGGCCGAGAACGTGGTGTCCCGCCGAGATGAGTTCTTTGACGCTGGCCGAGCCGATCCAGCCCGAGGCGCCGGTGACGAGAATTCGCATGAGATACATCCGCGATGTCATTGAGTGACATCAGTATAGGCTTACGATGTCACTCTGTGTCAACACAAGAGAGAAAAAATATGGGTCGCTGGGAGCCCGATGCCGAGAGCCGTTTCCGTGCGGCGGCCATCGAACTGTTCGGAGAGATCGGTTACGAACAGACGACCGTGGCAGCCATCGCGGAGCGCGCGGGGCTGACTGCGCGAACGTTCTTTCGCTACTTCGCGGATAAGCGCGAAGTGCTGTTCAACGGTTCCGAACGTCTTCAGCAGACGATGGTCGATGCGTTGGCCCAGGCGCCGGCCGAGGCATCGGCGGTAGACGCGCTCGCCGCCGCCTTGACGAAGGCCGGAGATTTCTTCGATGACGACCGGCGCCCGTTCGCGCGCATGCGCAGCACGGTGATCGCGGCCAACACGGACCTGCGCGAGCGTGAGCTGATCAAACTGGCGACGCTGTCCGCGGCACTCGCGCAGGCGCTGCGCGAGCGCGGTGTCGGCGAGCCGGACGCGAGCCTCGCGGCCGAGGCCGGCATCGCCGTCTTTCGGGTCGCGTTCGCACAATGGGTAGGCGAATCCGAGCGACGCAGCTACGGCGAGATCGTGAAGGAATCGCTTGCGCGACTGAGAGCGCTCGTGGCCAGTTGAAGCGACGTTGGTTGAATCGCGATGCTCAAGGAGAATTGCGTCCTTCTTCGAGCAGCCAATCGCGAAAGAGCGAAACCACTTCACGTGCCGACGCAGCCGGACTGCTGACGACGCAATACGTGTCGCTGAGCGGTACGCGCAGCGGAAACGGTTCGATGAGCTGTCCGCTGCTCAACGCGGCGGTCGCGAGCGCAGGCGTGGTCGCGACGATGCCGCGTCCCGCGATCGCGCAGATGCCGGGCGAGCGGATCGGGCTGATCGGCCATTCGCTCGGCGGCGCGTTGGCACTGAAGCTCGCGGCGAGCGAAGCACGCGTGTCGAAAGTGATGACGACCGCGACGCTCGGTGCGCCGTTTCCGATGAAGAAGCCGTGCGGCGCGTGTGGACCTTTCCCGCCGACCGCGCCGCGCTGATCGATGAAGCGTATCTATCCGCCCGCGAAAAGATTCTCTTCGACGGCGATTACCGGCGCTATTTCTCGGCGATGTTCGAGGGCGAAAAGCAGCGCTATATCGACCGGCTCGTGCTGGACGACGAACTCGCGCGCATTCACGCCGACGTGTTGATGCTGCACGGGCGCGACGATCCGGGCTTTCCGCCCGATTCACTTACCCTGGCGCTCAGCCGCTCATTACCGCACGCCGACGTCGCGTTGCTTGCGCACTGCTCGCATTCGATCGCGTATGAGCAGCCCAGCAAGTTTCTGCTGCTGGCCAATGCATTTTTTGGCGGCGAACCAGGAAGTCACTGACATGGCAAAGCAAAGCAAAGCAAAGCAAAGCAAAGCAAAGCGAAACACGGCTACGTTCTAGTGGGCAAAGTGATTGACGGACCGTTAAACGCACCACGCTTGCACGGCGCGGTTGCGATCGAAGGTGAGCGCATTGCATGGGTCGGCGAAAAAACCGCGCTGCCCGAGCGCTTTTGTACCGATGCGTTCGAACGAATCGCGTTGCCGGGCGCAGCATCATGCCCGGGCTGATCGACGCGCGCACTCACATCTCCTTCGGCGAGGCGCGTTCGGAAGAGGAGCTTGCGCTCTACACGCCGGTCGAGTTTCGCGCGCTCAAGGCGATCTGGCATGCGAAGAAGGTGCTGCAGGCCGGCGTGACGAGCGCGTTCGACGCGGCAACAACGTACAACGTCGCGCAATCGGTGCGCGATGCAATCGATAGTGGCATGTTCGACGGGCCGCGTTTTGCGGTGAGCGGGCGGCAGCTCACCTCGCATCAGGGTCTCGAGGATTCGTTTCCGAATAGCATGGAATTTCCGCCGGGCCACGTGGGCGTGCTGATCCGCGACGCGAGCGATCTGATCGAGCAGATCCGTTATCAGGTGAAAGACGGCGTCGATGCGATCAAGGTGTCCGGTTCCAATGATTCGCTGATCACACCCGACTCGCTCGACGGCGCCGCATACATGGATGAAGAGTTCGCGACGATCGCGAAGGAAGCGCATCGCCTCGGCCGCATGTGCACGGTGCATGCACGCTCGCGCGATGCGGGGATCGGTGCGGCGCTTTCATCATGACGACCGTTCCGCTTTCGTCGCTCGCAACGGTGATTCGCAGCAAGAATGCCGGACCGTTTCTGCTTACGTTCGATGTAATGTTCGAGGACGCCGCTCATTTCACCACAGTGTGGGAATCGCGCCGTTTTACGAAGGCCGCGATGGCAGAGTTGTTCGGCGTGCGGGAAAGCGCGATCACGTCGATATTTGCGGTTCCGCGCGGCCAGGCGATCAAGGTGACAATGCGCCGCCAGTTGCCGCAAGGGCGACTCGGCGAATCAGACATGTACGGCTGCCAGCAGCACGCGCCGCTGCTCGATTTCCCGATACCGCTTCGGAACGAATAGAACTCGGGGGAGAGGGAGACCAAATCGATAAACGAAAACGTTTTGCTCTTCCAGTTTTTTCAGGCCTTTTTCCAGGAGCAAACCTTCATGGTCTGTTGAGTCCTCTGTCAAACAGCGCAACCAACCGTATCATTTTCGAGCTGAAACGCTAAAGTTTTGTCAGGATCGGCCGACAATCAATTCGTGCGTGTGCTCCAAGGGCAGAGCGCTCGCACAAGTACAGGATGTCGTGGCGAACTGCCAAGCCACATCTGTCGCAGGCCGGCGACGCTGCGGTGTGTCGTTAAAAATACAATCGAAAATGATGACCAGAAAAAAACATTTGAAGACGGCGGTCTGCATGACAGTCGCCACGGGGCTGCTGTTTGTCGGATTTAGCGCCAATGCGCAGGAGTCCGCCAACGACGATCTGAATTCCTGCGTGAAGCACGAACAGATTGTCTCGACAGCCAAGGGCGTCGGTATCGGAGCATTGACCGGCTTGACCGCGATGCTCGTCTCTCACAAAAAGGACGATGCTGTCAAAGGCGCACTCATCGGCGCGGCCGTGGGCGGCGTGGCCGGATTTGCGACGGCGTACTACACGGCCGTCAACACCTGCTTCAAGAAGAATCCGGCGTGGCTGCCAGAGTCCGATATCCAGCGGACGAAGGACTACGATAACGTCAAGCGGGCTATCAAATACAAGCCGGCTCAGGGAATCATCACTCGCGCGGAATCCGTGGAAGTCGGCGGCACGGTTAAAGCCGACGGCCAGGCGAATGTCAGCAGTTCGTTCATTCTGATGACTCCAGACGGTGCGGAAGCACCGGTGACTATCGAGCGCAAGTTATACAGCGTATCGGATGACAAGGAGACCGAGGTTC harbors:
- a CDS encoding ANTAR domain-containing response regulator encodes the protein MSARPDRGQRSLTSSILERNAHVVVFHPDDDDGVTLTNHLRRMGFQVERCWPPVETLPERVDLVFRALRPDERAPKGEWSGPDAPPVICVVAYENPTFIDQAIKLGADGIVTTPVRASGLLSTVVMALYHAKRSRQHAQRIAKLEQKLLDSRHLQEAKKILMTMHRVSEREAYDMLRAQAMEKRITIDDICHSVIQAGEVLQISRGMTSGEGRDIE
- a CDS encoding transporter substrate-binding domain-containing protein; translated protein: MALSDPIRVGLLSSTTGSTALLEQSQWRGACLAVEEINARGGIGGRELVALQYDPGSDPAAFRELAERLIVKDGVNTIFGGYTSTSRKAMLPVVEKHNRLLIYAQMYEGFEYSDNIIYSGASPNQNGVQLADFMTETFGARVYFVGSSYVYPYECNRTMQELLLQHPEGAILGERYLSLDATRDQFDQVVADIGRKSPDWIFCTVIGETVPYLYEAYARADLDPASMPIGSLNTSETEIHAMERGIATGHFTAAPYFQSIDTPENHRAVRHHQARFGAHTPTDMNWEAAYYQMHMFAEAFARAGSDELGTIMPHLLGSEFTAPQGRVRIDPVNHHMALYPRIGRANADGQFTILRESKFAVGPDPYMTRQTLGDWVTKLSTRDY
- a CDS encoding TetR family transcriptional regulator, with amino-acid sequence MGRWEPDAESRFRAAAIELFGEIGYEQTTVAAIAERAGLTARTFFRYFADKREVLFNGSERLQQTMVDALAQAPAEASAVDALAAALTKAGDFFDDDRRPFARMRSTVIAANTDLRERELIKLATLSAALAQALRERGVGEPDASLAAEAGIAVFRVAFAQWVGESERRSYGEIVKESLARLRALVAS
- a CDS encoding SDR family oxidoreductase — protein: MRILVTGASGWIGSASVKELISAGHHVLGLARNDESAAKIARLGAEVVRGSLDDLASLRGAATLAEGVVHLGYNHDFSQMAAAAQTDRAAIDTFADVLQGTGGPLLIASGTLGLAPGRVGTEEDMPGAGVHPRIANAAYTLGLAERDIRSMVVRFAPTVHGAGGDHGFVAVLARIAREKRVSGYIGEGQNRWPAVNRLDAGKLVQLAIDKATPGSVLHAVAEEGVATRDIATALGQFLDVPVESIPVDRAQAHFDWLGMFFGADAPASSARTRSLLGWAPTHGTLLEDIAAGHYPGN
- a CDS encoding imidazolonepropionase-like domain-containing protein, producing the protein MIDGPLNAPRLHGAVAIEGERIAWVGEKTALPERFCTDAFERIALPGAASCPG
- a CDS encoding DUF4387 domain-containing protein — its product is MTTVPLSSLATVIRSKNAGPFLLTFDVMFEDAAHFTTVWESRRFTKAAMAELFGVRESAITSIFAVPRGQAIKVTMRRQLPQGRLGESDMYGCQQHAPLLDFPIPLRNE
- a CDS encoding lipase family protein, with amino-acid sequence MSCPLLNAAVASAGVVATMPRPAIAQMPGERIGLIGHSLGGALALKLAASEARVSKVMTTATLGAPFPMKKPCGACGPFPPTAPR
- a CDS encoding glycine zipper family protein, which codes for MANCQATSVAGRRRCGVSLKIQSKMMTRKKHLKTAVCMTVATGLLFVGFSANAQESANDDLNSCVKHEQIVSTAKGVGIGALTGLTAMLVSHKKDDAVKGALIGAAVGGVAGFATAYYTAVNTCFKKNPAWLPESDIQRTKDYDNVKRAIKYKPAQGIITRAESVEVGGTVKADGQANVSSSFILMTPDGAEAPVTIERKLYSVSDDKETEVPFPGRTSEQHTFEPGEQKDTVHIPIPHDAKAGSVYRVQFSVAAADRPPSVASQTFTVKE
- a CDS encoding methyl-accepting chemotaxis protein yields the protein MLFSASQRSLVAASSLGTWPGRGFAVVAGEVRTLAQSCAQATKEIKQLIDDSASKVGSGAQLASSAGDAMHEVVGSAQRVGAIVAAMALASDEQGVGIA
- a CDS encoding SDR family NAD(P)-dependent oxidoreductase — translated: MDLQLKGLKAIVTGGTKGIGLAIARTLAAEGAEVAICARDQAAVDVTVSALAELSGARASGAAVDVSDGAALKAWVERIGSEWSGLDIVVANVSALAIGNDIQSWRKEFETDLLGTVNLVEAAMPYLEASRAASIVAISSVSGREIDFAAGPYGVFKAALVHYMQGLANQLASKGIRANTVSPGNVYFEGGVWDWIEHNDAALFERALALNPTGRMGRPQEIANAVAFIASPAASFVSGTNFVVDGALTRGVQL
- a CDS encoding fumarylacetoacetate hydrolase family protein, producing MKLVSFLHAGRSSYGVVVDGGIVDAAPFATRLGATLKEALERESLGALADHAARADVTLAFADVELLPVIPDPQKILCVGINYLSHVKETGREVPDKPMIFARFADSQTAHDAPIVRPSVSERLDFEGELAVVIGRRASREGGGCIRRDRRLCLLQRRQRASQFTPGKNFPQTGGFGPWLVTRDEVGDPSRLSLTTRLNGEVMPRATTDDLIFPIPQLIEYCSTFCTLLPGDGIITGTTGGVGAFRDPPLWMKAGDVVEVEISRIGTLRNQVADEM
- a CDS encoding amidohydrolase family protein, yielding MPGLIDARTHISFGEARSEEELALYTPVEFRALKAIWHAKKVLQAGVTSAFDAATTYNVAQSVRDAIDSGMFDGPRFAVSGRQLTSHQGLEDSFPNSMEFPPGHVGVLIRDASDLIEQIRYQVKDGVDAIKVSGSNDSLITPDSLDGAAYMDEEFATIAKEAHRLGRMCTVHARSRDAGIGAALSS
- a CDS encoding amidase, with amino-acid sequence MERGSAMDIDLDALTVEAVQAGFKAGTFTAEQLARACFARIERDNGKYNAVIFLNPAAIDDARRIDERRAAGEPLGPLAGVPVVIKDPMDMVGFPTTAGWAKLYSKKGGVDLMPERDAPVVARMRRAGAILLGKTNVPILSHTGSHANDSWAGPTINVVMPDRVPGGSSAGTASAVASCMAVLGLAEETGGSIQNPASAQNLVGIKPTIGLVPNAGVVPLSGNRDVVGPIARNVRDAALCLDVLAGYSSEDPKTLASVGRQPEGGYTAALDPKALNGKRIGLYGPGWRNQPLSDEAAVLYERVKGELVGLGAILVDDPFAGSGFAELRKPTPPLAHFDARGLESIPYDLEKYLQRLGKHASLKTFAEFAAATKGDDVFGAQGILRYMHSLADFKAALADPSVPPEMPEFVEVKARYLRIFNAVMDAQRLDALVFPQMRGELPALHGKDVIQETTVGEINIAGLPGIAVPAGFYASGAPFGVIFVGRQWDEGALLGFAYAYELGVGRGR
- a CDS encoding alpha/beta fold hydrolase, translating into MWTFPADRAALIDEAYLSAREKILFDGDYRRYFSAMFEGEKQRYIDRLVLDDELARIHADVLMLHGRDDPGFPPDSLTLALSRSLPHADVALLAHCSHSIAYEQPSKFLLLANAFFGGEPGSH